A DNA window from Phycisphaerales bacterium contains the following coding sequences:
- a CDS encoding DoxX family membrane protein: MRHRDAIALHTCPLLLRIGLAATFLWFGIPKFETITFTGDNAATLVNLGIGRAKVVGGSAARQPDSAREQAPADQNDAAEPAANEPPDSEPPDSAQPDSEQPPANEPDEGAGQPAAESDQPAGESDQPDEGNVAEPESEQRTEPSADAPAQPGTDEEAKAIEESEPLVAEPGVQYEVDAKTAEHITIMLSRAGHPYPRIFAWIAVFTETIGAGLLLIGLFSRVWGLGLAVAMSYAFALATLPAIQNAMGPGSGGLVAFLQALRSLDPSAQSGAFFQLMLFLAAWCIFIGGPGASSLDYLLFRSRHTPD; the protein is encoded by the coding sequence ATGCGACATCGCGACGCCATCGCGCTGCACACCTGCCCGCTGCTGCTGCGCATCGGCCTGGCCGCCACCTTCCTGTGGTTCGGCATCCCCAAGTTCGAGACAATCACGTTTACGGGAGACAATGCGGCAACGCTGGTCAATCTCGGCATCGGCCGCGCCAAGGTCGTCGGCGGCAGCGCCGCCAGGCAGCCCGATTCAGCGCGGGAACAGGCGCCGGCAGATCAGAACGACGCCGCCGAACCGGCAGCCAATGAGCCGCCTGATTCAGAGCCGCCCGACTCAGCACAGCCAGACTCAGAGCAGCCGCCCGCCAATGAGCCGGACGAGGGAGCGGGCCAACCCGCTGCAGAGTCGGATCAACCGGCTGGAGAGTCGGATCAACCCGACGAGGGCAACGTCGCCGAGCCCGAATCCGAACAGCGCACCGAACCCTCCGCCGATGCCCCGGCGCAGCCTGGGACTGACGAAGAAGCCAAGGCCATTGAGGAATCGGAGCCGCTCGTCGCCGAGCCGGGCGTGCAGTACGAAGTGGACGCCAAGACCGCTGAACACATTACGATCATGCTGAGCCGGGCCGGTCATCCTTATCCGCGGATCTTCGCGTGGATCGCGGTGTTCACTGAGACCATTGGCGCCGGGCTGCTGCTCATCGGCCTGTTCAGCCGCGTGTGGGGCCTGGGGCTCGCCGTGGCGATGAGCTATGCCTTCGCGCTGGCGACACTACCAGCGATCCAGAACGCGATGGGGCCGGGGTCCGGCGGCCTGGTGGCGTTCCTCCAGGCGCTGCGGTCGCTCGACCCATCGGCGCAGAGCGGCGCTTTCTTCCAATTAATGCTTTTCCTTGCCGCGTGGTGCATCTTCATTGGTGGGCCGGGCGCTTCGAGTCTTGATTACCTGTTGTTCCGATCGCGCCACACCCCTGATTGA
- the alaS gene encoding alanine--tRNA ligase: MSRQASDIRRQFIEFFEQRHGHTEVHSSPVVPLDDPTLLFTNAGMNQFKDVFLGTGSRSFTRAVDTQKCIRAGGKHNDLDDVGRDSYHHTFFEMLGNWSFGDYFKKEAIAWAWQLLTEVWGLDKNRLYATVFAGDEADGLPADTEAERLWKEVTDIDPSHISRWGRKDNFWEMGDTGPCGPCTEIHYDLTPDCTGGDLVNKGREETIEIWNLVFIQFNRAEDGKLSPLPAKHVDTGMGFERICRVLQNRSSNYDIDLWIPIFQAIEQRSGARAYRGRLDDPTDVAYRVIADHIRCLTFAITDGAVPGNEGRGYVLRRILRRAARFARQRLGVQGPLLHHLVPAVVEAMGDAFPELRKNPRHVAGIILEEEESFGRTLDRGLELFSDALYRAQSQNLKIIAADDAFKLHDTYGFPIDLTEQMALERGMSVDLEGYSRLMEQARETARAGAGKGKSGTQIALTGDAIARLKHMGVDPTDDVDKFHGRSISARIKAIWNGTDFDNHTHAAGSPEYLAVITNRTNFYAEMGGQVGDTGRIFNNNGSEFDVVDTQAFGGYVLHIGRATRGKLTLNDTVELDVTNSHRSKVRANHTGTHLLNLALRETLKIDADQKGSLVAPDRLRFDFSANHAVTTEQIEEVSKRVKARIDRDLEVFAMPSPLEEAKKINGLRAVFGERYPDPVRVVSIGVPVDQLLDTPESPQWREYSIEFCGGTHVGRTKEIGDFVILSEEAVAKGVRRITALTGAAAIQARGIAGQIESQLRELETMPPDRLPLNVSQVAERINDSTIPLPDRVWLRGQLEEWLEKVKELRKQAAKADQQAIVDQAKSIAHAAGDEPVVVAEIAGATAETLRTAADVLRSHHGDRAILLASPNAEESKVAIIAIVPEAMIKRGLKAGDWVREVAMVCGGKGGGRPDMAQAGGREPGKIHDALERARGFADGVLSASR, from the coding sequence ATGTCACGCCAGGCTTCAGACATTCGCAGGCAGTTCATCGAGTTCTTCGAGCAGCGCCACGGCCACACCGAGGTGCATTCCTCGCCGGTCGTCCCGCTTGATGACCCGACGCTCCTCTTTACCAACGCCGGCATGAACCAGTTCAAGGATGTTTTCCTCGGCACGGGCAGCCGCTCGTTTACCCGTGCCGTGGACACACAGAAGTGCATCCGCGCCGGCGGGAAGCACAACGACCTCGATGACGTCGGCCGCGACTCGTACCACCACACCTTTTTTGAAATGCTCGGCAACTGGTCGTTTGGCGACTACTTCAAGAAGGAAGCGATCGCGTGGGCGTGGCAACTGCTCACCGAGGTCTGGGGCCTCGACAAGAACCGTCTCTACGCGACGGTGTTCGCCGGCGACGAGGCCGACGGCCTGCCCGCCGACACCGAGGCCGAGCGACTCTGGAAAGAAGTCACCGACATCGACCCGAGCCACATCAGCCGCTGGGGCCGCAAGGACAACTTCTGGGAGATGGGCGACACCGGCCCGTGCGGCCCGTGCACCGAGATCCACTACGACCTGACGCCCGACTGCACGGGCGGCGATCTCGTCAACAAGGGCCGCGAAGAGACCATCGAGATCTGGAATCTCGTCTTCATCCAGTTCAACCGCGCTGAAGATGGCAAACTCAGCCCCCTGCCGGCCAAACACGTGGACACCGGCATGGGTTTCGAGCGCATCTGCCGCGTGCTGCAGAACCGTTCGAGCAACTACGACATCGACCTGTGGATTCCCATCTTTCAGGCCATCGAGCAGCGCAGCGGCGCACGGGCGTACCGCGGCCGGCTCGATGATCCGACCGACGTCGCGTATCGCGTGATCGCCGATCACATCCGCTGTCTCACTTTTGCGATCACCGACGGCGCGGTGCCGGGCAACGAAGGGCGCGGCTACGTGCTGCGGCGCATTCTCCGCCGGGCGGCGCGCTTTGCGCGACAGCGCCTGGGCGTGCAGGGGCCGCTGCTGCATCACCTCGTGCCCGCCGTGGTCGAGGCGATGGGCGATGCGTTTCCCGAACTGCGCAAGAACCCGCGCCACGTCGCCGGCATCATCCTCGAAGAGGAAGAGTCATTCGGCCGCACGCTCGATCGCGGGCTCGAACTGTTTTCCGATGCGCTCTACCGCGCACAGTCGCAGAATCTCAAGATCATCGCCGCCGACGACGCCTTCAAACTGCACGACACCTACGGCTTTCCCATCGACCTTACCGAGCAGATGGCGCTTGAGCGCGGCATGTCGGTCGATCTCGAAGGCTACAGCCGACTGATGGAGCAGGCCCGCGAGACGGCCCGCGCCGGCGCCGGCAAGGGCAAGAGCGGCACGCAGATCGCCCTCACCGGCGACGCCATCGCGCGCCTCAAGCACATGGGCGTGGATCCGACGGACGACGTCGACAAATTTCACGGCCGCTCGATCAGCGCGCGCATCAAGGCCATCTGGAACGGCACCGACTTCGACAACCACACCCACGCCGCCGGCTCACCCGAATACCTCGCCGTCATCACCAACCGCACGAACTTCTACGCCGAGATGGGCGGCCAGGTCGGCGACACCGGGCGCATCTTCAACAACAACGGCTCCGAGTTCGACGTCGTCGATACCCAGGCGTTCGGCGGCTACGTGCTGCACATCGGCCGGGCCACGCGCGGCAAGCTCACGCTCAACGACACGGTCGAACTCGACGTCACCAACTCGCACCGCAGCAAGGTCCGCGCCAATCACACCGGCACCCACCTGCTCAACCTCGCCCTGCGCGAGACGCTGAAGATCGACGCCGACCAGAAAGGCTCGCTCGTCGCGCCCGATCGCCTGCGCTTCGACTTCTCAGCGAACCACGCCGTAACGACTGAGCAGATCGAAGAAGTGAGCAAGCGCGTCAAGGCCCGCATCGACCGCGATCTCGAAGTCTTCGCCATGCCTTCGCCTCTCGAAGAGGCGAAGAAGATCAACGGCCTGCGCGCCGTGTTCGGCGAGCGCTATCCGGACCCCGTGCGCGTCGTGAGCATCGGCGTGCCCGTCGATCAACTGCTCGACACGCCCGAGTCGCCGCAGTGGCGCGAGTACTCGATCGAGTTCTGCGGCGGCACGCACGTCGGCCGCACGAAAGAGATCGGCGATTTCGTCATCCTCAGTGAAGAAGCCGTAGCCAAGGGCGTGCGGCGCATCACCGCGCTCACCGGCGCTGCGGCGATTCAGGCGCGCGGCATCGCGGGCCAGATCGAATCGCAACTGCGCGAACTCGAGACCATGCCTCCTGATCGGCTGCCGCTCAACGTCAGCCAGGTCGCCGAGCGGATCAACGACTCCACGATTCCGCTGCCCGATCGCGTGTGGCTGCGCGGCCAACTGGAGGAGTGGCTTGAGAAGGTCAAGGAGCTGCGCAAGCAGGCGGCCAAGGCCGACCAGCAGGCGATCGTTGATCAGGCAAAGAGCATCGCGCACGCTGCGGGCGATGAGCCGGTCGTGGTCGCCGAGATCGCCGGCGCCACCGCCGAGACGCTGCGCACGGCGGCGGACGTGCTGCGCTCGCATCATGGCGATCGCGCCATCCTGCTCGCGTCTCCCAATGCCGAGGAGAGCAAGGTCGCCATCATCGCCATCGTGCCTGAAGCGATGATCAAGCGCGGCCTCAAGGCCGGCGACTGGGTGCGCGAGGTGGCGATGGTCTGCGGCGGCAAGGGCGGCGGGCGGCCCGACATGGCCCAGGCCGGCGGCCGCGAGCCCGGCAAGATTCACGACGCCCTCGAGCGCGCCCGCGGCTTTGCCGACGGCGTGCTCAGCGCGAGCAGGTGA
- a CDS encoding UbiX family flavin prenyltransferase encodes MKRIVVGISGASGAIYAQGVIRALVAAGVEVHLVVSTYGRRLLRDELGMEQVNLEALAGRSDHGITLHNNNDVGAAIASGSFRHDGMIVVPASSNALASIANGLGDTLLYRAAAVTLKERRKLIVCHREMPLTHIDIENMHRLSLAGGIIAPANPGWYFLPQQTQDIADFVVARLLDLLGVEHTIGQRWGERAPVGD; translated from the coding sequence ATGAAGCGAATCGTGGTTGGAATCAGCGGGGCCAGCGGCGCCATCTACGCGCAGGGGGTCATCCGCGCGCTGGTCGCCGCCGGGGTCGAGGTCCATCTCGTGGTTTCGACCTACGGCCGGCGGCTGCTGCGCGATGAACTGGGCATGGAGCAGGTGAACCTCGAAGCGCTTGCCGGGCGCAGTGACCACGGCATCACGCTGCACAACAACAACGACGTCGGGGCGGCGATCGCCTCCGGTTCGTTCCGCCACGACGGGATGATCGTCGTGCCCGCATCAAGCAACGCGCTGGCGTCGATCGCCAACGGCCTTGGCGACACGCTGCTTTACCGCGCCGCGGCCGTGACGCTCAAGGAGCGGCGCAAACTGATCGTCTGCCATCGCGAGATGCCGCTCACGCACATCGACATCGAGAACATGCACCGCCTGAGTCTCGCGGGCGGCATCATCGCGCCGGCGAATCCGGGCTGGTACTTCCTGCCGCAGCAAACGCAGGACATCGCCGACTTCGTGGTGGCGCGGCTGCTCGATCTGCTCGGCGTCGAACACACCATCGGCCAGCGCTGGGGCGAGCGGGCCCCCGTAGGCGATTGA
- a CDS encoding MBL fold metallo-hydrolase has protein sequence MLPVRFTILGSGTSAGVPVIGCDCEVCTSSDPRDQRTRSGACIEYVDSRGQQRVVLIDASPDLRFQALRHRLQRCDGILFTHHHVDHSFGLDEVRRFNAVMDAPIDIYAEEHTLDNLRRVYAHIFDSHKNVNASFVATLIPHLIGPSRAIDLHGLRFTPLRLMHGRLPIVGFRIDREAGLAAPADDPLPLAYCTDVSAIPPETWPALDGLKTLFLDALRYRHHPTHFTVDQAIETAQRIAAQQTYLVHMTHDIMHGDLDARLPDSIRLSYDGLQVGSLA, from the coding sequence ATGCTTCCGGTTCGATTCACGATTCTCGGCTCGGGCACGTCTGCGGGCGTGCCGGTCATCGGCTGCGATTGCGAGGTCTGTACGTCCAGCGACCCGCGCGACCAGCGCACGCGCAGCGGAGCGTGCATCGAGTACGTTGACTCGCGCGGGCAGCAGCGCGTCGTGCTCATCGACGCCTCGCCGGACCTGCGCTTCCAGGCGCTGCGGCACCGGCTGCAGCGGTGCGACGGCATCCTCTTCACGCACCACCACGTCGATCACTCCTTCGGCCTCGACGAAGTGCGCCGCTTCAACGCGGTGATGGATGCGCCCATCGACATCTACGCCGAAGAGCACACGCTCGACAACCTCAGGCGCGTCTACGCGCACATCTTCGACTCGCACAAAAACGTGAACGCGAGCTTTGTCGCCACGCTCATTCCGCACCTCATCGGGCCGAGCCGGGCGATCGACCTGCACGGCCTGCGCTTCACGCCGCTGCGGCTCATGCACGGCCGGCTGCCGATCGTGGGCTTTCGCATCGACCGCGAGGCGGGGCTGGCCGCGCCGGCTGACGACCCGCTGCCGCTGGCGTATTGCACGGATGTGTCGGCGATCCCGCCCGAAACCTGGCCGGCGCTCGACGGGCTCAAGACACTTTTTCTCGATGCGCTGCGCTACCGGCATCATCCGACGCACTTCACCGTGGACCAGGCGATCGAGACGGCCCAGCGCATCGCGGCGCAGCAGACGTATCTCGTGCACATGACCCACGACATCATGCACGGCGATCTCGACGCCCGCCTGCCGGACTCGATTCGTTTGAGTTACGACGGCCTGCAGGTGGGTTCGCTGGCGTGA
- a CDS encoding glycosyltransferase family 2 protein, with translation MAQWQGDQIELTVIAPAHNEEDNVGPLIAEIDAALAALAGRFEVIIVDDGSTDRTHERLVALMPERPWMRLLRMADTPAGRGHGQSAAFHAGFRAARGELIALLDADLQNDPADLLRILEVMRQTGADMVQGDRSANRRDTAGRRVASWVGRSIRRTLLADTIRDTGCSLRVVRREVALAIPLEFCGMHRFIPVTARHLGYTVIEVPVTHRPRTAGQAKYGVFNRAIPGLLDCLAVRWMYRRRRPTRAHEIQPRSPQD, from the coding sequence ATGGCCCAATGGCAAGGCGACCAGATCGAACTGACCGTCATCGCGCCCGCGCACAACGAAGAGGACAACGTCGGGCCGCTGATTGCCGAGATCGACGCCGCGCTCGCCGCCCTGGCCGGCCGCTTTGAGGTCATCATCGTCGATGACGGCTCAACCGACCGCACGCACGAGCGGCTCGTGGCGCTCATGCCCGAACGCCCGTGGATGAGGCTGCTGCGCATGGCCGACACGCCCGCGGGCCGGGGGCACGGGCAATCGGCGGCGTTTCACGCGGGTTTCCGCGCGGCTCGCGGCGAACTCATCGCCCTGCTCGATGCCGACCTGCAGAACGACCCGGCCGACCTGCTGCGCATCCTCGAAGTCATGCGGCAGACGGGAGCCGACATGGTCCAGGGCGACCGCTCGGCCAATCGGCGCGACACCGCCGGGCGACGCGTGGCCAGTTGGGTTGGCCGGTCGATCCGACGCACCCTGCTCGCCGACACCATCCGCGACACGGGCTGCTCGCTGCGCGTCGTGCGGCGCGAGGTGGCGCTGGCTATTCCGCTTGAGTTCTGCGGCATGCACCGCTTCATCCCCGTGACGGCGCGGCACCTGGGCTACACCGTCATCGAAGTGCCCGTGACGCATCGGCCACGCACCGCGGGCCAGGCGAAGTACGGCGTATTCAACCGCGCGATCCCGGGCCTGCTCGACTGCCTCGCCGTGCGCTGGATGTACCGCCGGCGCCGCCCGACGCGCGCGCATGAGATCCAGCCGCGATCGCCGCAGGATTGA
- the iscX gene encoding Fe-S cluster assembly protein IscX produces the protein MDDTLHWLDVEEIAEELDEAHPEVDPLRLGFPRLRALVEALPNFREQAGHPCNERILETIQANWIELRGEAGAGDDGD, from the coding sequence ATGGACGACACACTGCACTGGCTCGATGTCGAAGAGATCGCCGAGGAACTGGATGAGGCGCATCCGGAGGTCGATCCGTTGCGCCTCGGCTTTCCCCGGCTCCGGGCGCTGGTCGAAGCCCTGCCCAACTTCCGCGAGCAGGCGGGCCACCCGTGCAACGAGCGCATCCTCGAGACGATCCAGGCGAACTGGATCGAGTTGCGTGGCGAAGCCGGCGCCGGTGACGACGGCGACTGA
- a CDS encoding FG-GAP repeat protein: MNWCWRQSEGNAAACRHGTVYLFAGGEQAEDKFGQSPASGGDINGDGTTDIVIASSLFAGETNTNVVASACS; this comes from the coding sequence GTGAATTGGTGTTGGCGGCAGTCTGAGGGTAACGCTGCGGCGTGTCGACACGGCACGGTGTATCTTTTTGCCGGCGGCGAGCAAGCCGAGGACAAGTTTGGCCAGTCGCCGGCCTCAGGCGGGGACATCAACGGCGACGGCACGACGGACATCGTCATTGCGAGCAGTCTGTTTGCGGGCGAGACAAACACAAACGTCGTCGCGTCTGCGTGTTCCTGA
- a CDS encoding DUF805 domain-containing protein, translated as MLAVLVPCIAVGVRRLHDTGRSGLWLLIAFIPVVGGLALLVFFVLDSEPGTDAYGPNPKG; from the coding sequence ATGCTGGCCGTACTGGTGCCGTGCATCGCCGTCGGCGTGCGGCGGCTGCACGACACCGGCCGCAGCGGGCTGTGGCTGCTGATCGCGTTCATCCCGGTGGTCGGCGGGCTCGCACTGCTCGTGTTCTTTGTGCTCGACAGCGAGCCGGGGACCGACGCCTACGGCCCAAATCCAAAGGGCTGA
- a CDS encoding DUF4190 domain-containing protein, which yields MADSPTYMLRLGDGTEFGPADLDLLEQWTRQGRVPRDGLLVSTADPAEVRSVFNEPRLARVLGAPPTTRVPVTAQPLPAGGLVPYHNPAALTAYYMGIFSLLPFIGVVLGIPAFILGIIGWRNYRRKPEIRGGVHAWIGIIMGGLLTLLWGGLGVAILIADSGY from the coding sequence ATGGCCGACTCGCCGACCTACATGCTGCGCCTGGGGGACGGAACCGAATTCGGCCCGGCCGATCTCGACCTGCTCGAGCAGTGGACGCGCCAGGGCCGCGTGCCGCGCGACGGGCTGCTCGTTTCCACGGCCGATCCCGCCGAGGTGCGCAGCGTGTTCAACGAGCCGCGCCTCGCCCGTGTGCTGGGCGCGCCGCCGACCACGCGCGTGCCTGTCACGGCTCAGCCGCTGCCCGCCGGCGGTCTCGTGCCGTATCACAATCCGGCAGCGCTCACGGCCTACTACATGGGCATTTTCTCGCTGTTGCCGTTCATTGGCGTGGTGCTGGGCATTCCCGCGTTCATTCTGGGCATCATCGGCTGGCGGAACTATCGCCGCAAGCCCGAGATCCGCGGCGGCGTGCACGCATGGATCGGCATCATCATGGGCGGCCTGCTCACGCTGCTCTGGGGCGGGCTGGGCGTCGCCATACTCATCGCGGATAGCGGTTATTGA
- a CDS encoding 2Fe-2S iron-sulfur cluster binding domain-containing protein: MHLKRDDHEHGPKEIPIRFILENPAELVTPEHAGQKEWVVKGGIGESLLEVALDAGINIEHSCGGVCACSTCHVYVEKGMEHLSEATEAEEDRVEEAPALQRNSRLSCQCEILSKGEIQVRVPAWNRNAIKEVPH, encoded by the coding sequence ATGCACCTGAAGCGCGATGATCACGAACACGGCCCCAAGGAGATCCCCATCCGGTTCATCCTCGAGAACCCGGCCGAACTCGTCACACCCGAGCACGCCGGCCAGAAGGAATGGGTCGTCAAGGGCGGCATCGGCGAGAGCCTGCTCGAAGTCGCGCTCGACGCAGGCATCAACATCGAGCACTCGTGCGGCGGCGTGTGTGCCTGCTCGACCTGCCACGTCTACGTCGAAAAGGGCATGGAGCACCTGAGCGAAGCGACCGAGGCCGAAGAGGACCGCGTCGAAGAAGCCCCCGCGCTGCAGCGCAACAGCCGGCTGAGCTGCCAGTGCGAAATCCTCAGCAAGGGCGAGATCCAGGTCCGCGTCCCCGCCTGGAACCGCAATGCGATCAAGGAAGTGCCGCACTGA
- a CDS encoding DUF4870 domain-containing protein — translation MNASEMSAGSSDRIRVVEPNATDDDRLWATFIHLSGLAGYLIPMASIIAPLVLWLIKKSQSPFLDDHGREALNFQISMVVWGLVAGVLCFVCIGVVLLPVVVIVQVVFSIVMAVRANRGEYVRYPITIRFLS, via the coding sequence ATGAACGCCAGTGAGATGAGTGCCGGTTCGAGCGATCGCATCCGCGTCGTCGAGCCCAACGCGACCGACGACGACCGCCTCTGGGCGACGTTCATTCATCTCTCAGGCCTGGCCGGCTACCTCATTCCCATGGCGTCGATCATCGCTCCGCTGGTCCTCTGGCTCATCAAGAAGAGCCAGTCGCCGTTTCTCGATGACCACGGCCGCGAGGCGCTCAACTTCCAGATCTCGATGGTGGTGTGGGGATTGGTCGCCGGCGTGCTCTGCTTTGTCTGCATCGGCGTGGTGCTGTTGCCGGTGGTCGTGATCGTGCAGGTCGTGTTCTCGATCGTCATGGCGGTGCGCGCCAATCGCGGCGAGTACGTCCGCTACCCGATCACCATCCGCTTCCTCTCCTGA
- a CDS encoding class I SAM-dependent methyltransferase, whose protein sequence is MSQPVDPLTYFTGLADRYAANRPSYPPAAIEAILHDLPDSPRIADVGCGTGIATTLLAQAGALVIGIEPNDEMRSRAMSDLPPQWCCAVEFRKATAEATGLDDGSVHAVLCAQSFHWFDLDAALKEFHRILAPGGRLALMWNVRVPRTEMDRIYAKCVAQAQKKAKGEGRVLRRNYGVDLDELGPLFTDGRQLAWPNPQTCTLPTLLGKAASASYFPREPAAADALLKRLAQAFEQHQSHGFVEINQECRLTLATRC, encoded by the coding sequence GTGAGCCAGCCCGTCGATCCTCTGACCTACTTCACCGGCCTGGCCGATCGCTATGCCGCCAATCGGCCGTCCTATCCGCCCGCGGCGATCGAAGCGATCCTGCACGACCTGCCCGACTCGCCGCGAATTGCCGACGTCGGCTGCGGCACCGGCATCGCGACAACCCTGCTCGCGCAGGCCGGGGCGCTCGTCATCGGCATCGAACCCAACGACGAAATGCGCAGTCGGGCCATGAGCGACCTGCCGCCGCAGTGGTGCTGCGCTGTCGAGTTTCGCAAAGCGACGGCCGAGGCGACGGGGCTCGATGATGGCAGCGTGCACGCCGTGCTCTGCGCCCAGTCGTTTCACTGGTTCGACCTCGACGCGGCACTCAAAGAATTCCATCGCATTCTCGCGCCCGGCGGGCGCCTGGCGCTGATGTGGAACGTGCGCGTGCCGCGGACGGAGATGGACCGCATCTACGCGAAGTGCGTCGCCCAAGCGCAGAAGAAGGCGAAGGGCGAAGGCCGGGTGCTGCGGCGGAACTACGGCGTCGATCTCGATGAACTCGGCCCGCTGTTCACCGACGGGCGGCAACTCGCCTGGCCCAACCCGCAGACCTGTACGCTGCCGACCCTGCTGGGCAAGGCGGCGAGCGCTTCGTACTTCCCGCGCGAGCCTGCGGCCGCCGATGCGCTGCTGAAGCGCCTCGCGCAGGCGTTCGAGCAGCACCAGTCGCACGGCTTCGTCGAGATCAACCAGGAGTGCCGCCTGACGCTCGCGACGCGGTGTTGA
- a CDS encoding sugar phosphate isomerase/epimerase yields the protein MDSNRDHSRRRFLAGSAALFAGSILPACAATQTSENRDMTPDQPLFAISLAQWSLHRMLQSGNLDNLDFPAYSRQTFGIDAVEYVNQFFKDKARDAAYLAQLDRRAKDAGVTNLLIMIDGEGDIGHADEKERARSIDNHKPWADAARALGCHSIRVNAASSGTWEEQQQRAADGLSRLVAYAAPLGLNVIVENHGGLSSNGQWLAGVMKMVNHPRCGTLPDFGNFCFDWSKQGDPSAWYDRYKGVAEMMPFAKAVSAKSHDFDDAGNETKTDYRRMLRIVLDSGYRGRIGVEYEGDRLSEIEGTHATKRLLEKVREELADEFTA from the coding sequence ATGGACTCGAATCGAGATCATTCCCGCCGCCGCTTTCTTGCGGGCTCGGCTGCGCTGTTTGCCGGCTCAATTCTGCCCGCCTGCGCCGCCACTCAAACCAGCGAGAATCGCGACATGACACCCGATCAGCCTCTCTTCGCGATCTCGCTCGCCCAGTGGTCGCTGCACCGGATGCTGCAATCCGGCAATCTCGACAACCTCGACTTCCCGGCCTACAGCAGGCAGACGTTCGGCATCGATGCCGTCGAGTACGTGAACCAGTTCTTCAAGGACAAGGCTCGCGACGCCGCGTACCTCGCGCAGCTCGATCGCCGCGCCAAGGACGCCGGCGTGACGAATCTGCTCATCATGATCGACGGCGAGGGCGACATCGGTCACGCCGACGAGAAGGAGCGGGCCCGCTCGATCGACAATCACAAGCCCTGGGCCGACGCAGCCAGGGCGCTGGGCTGCCACAGCATCCGCGTCAACGCCGCCTCGTCGGGCACGTGGGAGGAGCAGCAGCAGCGCGCCGCCGACGGCCTCTCGCGCCTCGTCGCCTATGCAGCGCCGCTCGGGCTCAACGTCATCGTCGAGAACCACGGCGGCCTGTCATCCAACGGCCAGTGGCTGGCGGGCGTGATGAAGATGGTCAACCATCCGCGCTGCGGTACGCTGCCGGATTTTGGCAACTTCTGTTTCGACTGGTCGAAGCAGGGTGATCCGAGCGCGTGGTACGACCGCTACAAGGGCGTGGCGGAGATGATGCCCTTCGCCAAGGCCGTCAGCGCCAAGAGCCACGACTTTGATGATGCGGGCAACGAGACGAAGACGGATTACCGCCGCATGTTGCGCATCGTCCTTGACTCGGGCTATCGCGGGCGCATCGGCGTGGAGTACGAAGGCGACCGCCTGAGCGAGATCGAAGGCACGCACGCGACGAAACGCCTGCTCGAAAAGGTGCGCGAAGAACTCGCGGATGAATTCACGGCGTGA
- a CDS encoding DUF2752 domain-containing protein produces the protein MTALKFLSLHPEQRRAPWQWPALVAAVWVALVVALAGLNAYAGTETTSCIFRRLTEQPCAMCGGTRATMHLVRGEVTAALQFNPLVTTAWLAAPFAGAWLHRRKQRGRPRLEHRIVMRLWIAAGLLLAANWMYLLIMRPF, from the coding sequence GTGACGGCGCTGAAGTTTCTCAGTTTGCATCCGGAACAACGGCGTGCGCCGTGGCAATGGCCCGCGCTCGTCGCGGCGGTGTGGGTCGCGCTCGTGGTCGCGCTCGCGGGGCTCAACGCATACGCGGGCACAGAGACAACTTCGTGCATCTTTCGCCGCCTTACGGAACAGCCGTGCGCGATGTGCGGCGGGACGCGGGCGACGATGCATCTCGTGCGCGGCGAAGTTACCGCAGCGCTGCAGTTCAACCCGCTGGTCACCACGGCGTGGCTCGCCGCGCCGTTCGCCGGCGCCTGGCTGCACCGGCGCAAGCAGCGCGGGCGGCCGCGTCTCGAACATCGGATCGTCATGCGGCTCTGGATCGCCGCGGGACTGCTCCTCGCGGCGAACTGGATGTACCTGTTGATCATGCGGCCGTTCTGA